In Pseudomonas fluorescens, a genomic segment contains:
- a CDS encoding RNA polymerase sigma factor: MSRPKPDPLSADAFRGFYADILYFLRKRTDNASDAADMTQDVFTQWLDYRDRAKVEQPRAFLFQMARNLLRDHWRKQKVRQTVHADQAEKDAEPVIDEQNDPMVAAQRLQRLEQLKEVLAELSPRRREALMLHRFEGLSQVQIAERMGISTSMVEKHIAFALLHCKRRLQPDLGTEQPE, encoded by the coding sequence ATGTCTCGTCCCAAGCCCGACCCGTTGTCGGCCGATGCCTTTCGCGGGTTTTATGCAGACATTCTGTATTTCCTGCGCAAACGCACGGACAACGCCAGCGACGCGGCCGACATGACCCAGGATGTCTTTACTCAGTGGCTGGACTACCGCGACCGCGCCAAGGTCGAGCAGCCACGGGCGTTTCTGTTCCAGATGGCGCGCAACCTGCTGCGCGATCATTGGCGCAAACAGAAGGTACGACAAACCGTCCACGCCGATCAGGCCGAAAAGGATGCCGAGCCGGTCATTGACGAGCAGAACGACCCCATGGTCGCCGCACAACGCCTGCAACGCCTGGAACAGTTGAAAGAAGTCCTCGCCGAGCTCTCGCCGCGCAGGCGAGAAGCCCTTATGCTGCACCGCTTCGAAGGCCTGAGCCAGGTACAGATCGCCGAGCGCATGGGCATTTCGACCAGCATGGTGGAAAAGCACATCGCCTTTGCCCTGCTGCATTGCAAGCGACGCCTTCAACCCGACCTCGGCACGGAGCAGCCCGAATGA
- a CDS encoding helix-turn-helix domain-containing protein, which produces MSIRLKLLRKKLGVTLENLAEKSGMTKSYLSKVERGLNTPSIAAALKLAKALNVKVEELFSEDSVSLDSYSLVRSHERPDTAPGYAVLAHQVSERSLLPFIIYPPAEFTDKTFKEHVGEEFLFVHEGQVEVDFMNERVILERGDALHFNAQKPHRLRSVGDVQAQLLVVVHSAEE; this is translated from the coding sequence ATGTCTATCCGTTTGAAATTATTGAGAAAAAAACTCGGCGTGACGTTGGAAAACCTGGCCGAAAAATCCGGGATGACCAAGAGTTATCTGTCGAAAGTCGAGCGCGGGCTCAACACACCGTCGATTGCCGCTGCGTTGAAACTGGCCAAAGCGTTGAACGTGAAAGTGGAAGAACTGTTCAGCGAAGACAGCGTCAGTCTCGACAGTTACAGCCTGGTGCGCAGCCATGAGCGGCCCGACACCGCGCCGGGTTACGCGGTGCTGGCCCATCAGGTCAGTGAACGCAGCCTGTTGCCTTTCATCATTTACCCGCCGGCGGAGTTCACCGACAAGACCTTCAAGGAACACGTGGGGGAGGAATTCCTGTTCGTGCATGAAGGCCAGGTGGAAGTGGACTTCATGAATGAACGGGTGATCCTGGAGCGGGGCGATGCCCTGCATTTCAATGCACAGAAGCCCCATCGGCTTCGCTCGGTGGGGGATGTGCAGGCGCAGTTGTTGGTGGTGGTGCACAGCGCTGAAGAGTGA
- a CDS encoding DUF4917 family protein, whose translation MKDFQDIDAHLEDWSALRSTIDFSGILIGNGASRAIWEDFAYDSLFENARTVEEKPLSQSELSVFDALQTRSFEQALGALKTTSRVNKALAVSSAAPRNRYYAIKEALINTIHAVHIPWRLVQPSTLATINAELASYPTVFTSNYDLLNYWAILHTPGIDDLFRSADASFDLRNTRTDAPRILYLHGGLHLVRNLDGTARKLPSTDSTLLSSFAINNTIKTLDDVPLFVSEGKVQEKLKTIRSSDYLSFCYEQLLTHAGALCIFGHDLGPQDKHLVDAIRQASPTTLAISVSGRSDGFIRQQKRRYSELFDGSGVELKFFAARTHPLGHPALSVPVER comes from the coding sequence ATGAAGGATTTCCAGGATATTGACGCCCACCTTGAAGACTGGAGCGCGCTGCGCAGCACCATCGACTTCAGTGGGATTCTGATCGGCAACGGCGCCAGCCGGGCGATTTGGGAGGACTTTGCCTACGACTCGTTGTTCGAAAACGCCCGCACCGTCGAAGAAAAACCCCTGAGCCAATCCGAGCTGAGTGTGTTCGACGCCCTGCAAACCCGCAGCTTCGAACAGGCCCTGGGCGCCTTGAAAACCACCAGCCGGGTCAACAAGGCCCTGGCCGTCAGCTCGGCGGCGCCGCGCAATCGCTATTACGCAATCAAGGAAGCGCTGATCAACACCATCCACGCCGTGCACATCCCATGGCGCCTGGTGCAGCCGTCGACGCTGGCGACGATCAACGCCGAGCTGGCCAGCTACCCCACGGTCTTCACCAGCAACTACGACCTGCTCAACTACTGGGCGATCCTGCACACGCCGGGCATCGACGACCTGTTCCGCAGCGCCGACGCCAGCTTCGACCTGCGCAATACCCGCACCGATGCACCACGCATTCTCTACCTGCACGGCGGCCTGCACCTGGTGCGCAACCTCGACGGCACCGCGCGCAAATTGCCGAGCACCGACAGCACCCTGCTCAGCAGTTTCGCGATCAACAACACGATCAAGACCCTGGACGATGTGCCGTTGTTTGTCAGCGAAGGCAAGGTGCAGGAGAAGCTCAAGACCATCCGCAGTTCGGATTACCTGTCGTTCTGCTATGAGCAGTTGCTCACCCATGCCGGCGCGCTGTGCATCTTCGGCCACGACCTGGGGCCGCAGGATAAACACCTGGTGGATGCGATTCGCCAGGCCAGCCCGACCACTCTGGCGATCTCGGTGTCGGGACGTAGCGACGGGTTCATTCGCCAGCAGAAGCGGCGGTATTCGGAGTTGTTTGACGGCAGCGGCGTGGAACTGAAGTTTTTTGCGGCGCGCACGCATCCGTTGGGTCATCCAGCACTGTCGGTACCGGTGGAACGCTGA
- a CDS encoding aldolase, translating to MAKTLALPKDQLVKQALIQMQNTLADNTWTDRQKLALTCRILFEYGHDSGLAGQITARGPTPGTYYTQQLGLGFDEITASNLLLVNEDLEVLEGHGIPNPANRFHTWVYRGRPDVNCIIHTHPTHIAALSMLEVPLQVSHMDLCPLYEDCAFLEAWPGVPVGNEEGEIITTALGDKRAILLSHHGQLSTGANIEEACVIAQLIERAAKLQLLAMAAGTLKPILPALGREAHDWISKPKRHGAAFNYYARQNLRKHADCLN from the coding sequence ATGGCCAAGACATTAGCACTCCCCAAAGACCAACTGGTCAAGCAAGCGCTGATCCAGATGCAAAACACCCTGGCGGATAATACGTGGACCGACCGGCAAAAGCTGGCGCTCACATGTCGCATCCTCTTCGAATACGGCCACGACTCCGGCCTGGCCGGGCAGATCACCGCGCGCGGGCCCACGCCTGGCACCTATTACACCCAGCAACTGGGCCTGGGCTTTGACGAAATCACCGCGAGCAACCTGCTGCTGGTCAACGAAGACCTCGAGGTGCTGGAAGGCCACGGCATCCCCAACCCGGCCAACCGTTTTCACACCTGGGTCTACCGTGGAAGGCCGGATGTGAACTGCATCATTCACACCCACCCGACGCACATCGCCGCCCTGTCGATGCTGGAAGTGCCGCTGCAGGTATCCCATATGGACTTGTGCCCGCTGTACGAGGACTGCGCGTTCCTGGAAGCCTGGCCAGGGGTGCCGGTGGGCAATGAAGAAGGGGAAATCATCACCACGGCACTGGGTGACAAGCGCGCGATTTTGCTTTCGCACCACGGCCAGTTGTCGACCGGGGCAAATATCGAGGAAGCCTGCGTGATCGCGCAGTTGATCGAGCGTGCGGCCAAGTTGCAATTGCTGGCGATGGCCGCCGGCACCCTCAAGCCGATCCTGCCGGCATTGGGACGCGAGGCCCATGACTGGATCTCAAAGCCCAAGCGTCATGGCGCTGCGTTCAATTACTACGCCCGGCAGAACCTGCGCAAGCACGCCGACTGCCTGAATTGA
- the yiaY gene encoding L-threonine dehydrogenase, with product MSSTFFIPAVNIMGTDCLDEAMVAIRNYGFRKALIVTDAGLAKAGVASMIAEKLAMQDIDSVIYDGAKPNPNVENVEKGLALLQQSACDFVVSLGGGSPHDCAKGIALCATNGGHIGDYEGVDQSSKPQLPLVAINTTAGTASEMTRFCIITDETRHVKMAIVDRNVTPLLSVNDPSLMVGMPKGLTAATGMDALTHAIEAYVSTAATPITDACAIKAIELISANLRLAVRDGTDKAARENMAYAQFLAGMAFNNASLGFVHAMAHQLGGLYDLPHGVCNAVLLPHVQSFNASVSAKRLSDVGRALGADIKGGCAEEGAQAAIAAIRTLALDVEIPAGLRELGAKLQDIPLLAANALKDACGLTNPRRADQRQIEEIFRSAF from the coding sequence ATGAGCAGTACCTTCTTCATTCCCGCCGTCAACATCATGGGCACTGATTGCCTCGACGAAGCGATGGTTGCCATCCGCAACTACGGTTTTCGCAAGGCCCTGATCGTCACCGACGCCGGCTTGGCCAAGGCCGGCGTGGCCAGCATGATCGCCGAGAAACTGGCGATGCAGGACATCGACTCGGTCATCTACGATGGCGCCAAGCCCAACCCCAATGTGGAAAACGTCGAGAAAGGCCTGGCGCTGTTGCAGCAAAGTGCCTGCGATTTTGTCGTGTCCCTGGGCGGCGGTTCGCCCCATGACTGCGCCAAGGGTATCGCCCTGTGCGCCACCAACGGCGGGCATATCGGCGACTATGAAGGGGTCGACCAATCCAGCAAGCCGCAACTGCCACTGGTGGCCATCAACACCACCGCCGGCACCGCCAGCGAGATGACCCGGTTCTGCATCATCACCGACGAAACCCGCCACGTGAAAATGGCCATCGTCGACCGCAACGTCACGCCGCTGCTGTCGGTCAACGACCCCTCGCTGATGGTCGGCATGCCCAAGGGGCTTACCGCCGCCACCGGCATGGATGCGTTGACCCACGCCATCGAAGCCTACGTATCCACGGCCGCCACGCCGATCACCGACGCCTGCGCGATCAAGGCCATCGAGCTGATCAGCGCCAACCTGCGCCTGGCCGTACGCGACGGTACTGACAAAGCCGCGCGGGAAAACATGGCGTATGCCCAGTTCCTCGCCGGCATGGCCTTCAACAATGCTTCCCTGGGGTTCGTGCATGCCATGGCTCACCAACTGGGCGGCCTGTACGACCTGCCCCACGGCGTGTGCAACGCGGTGTTGCTGCCCCATGTGCAAAGCTTCAATGCCAGCGTCAGCGCCAAGCGCCTGAGCGATGTCGGCCGTGCACTGGGCGCGGACATCAAGGGGGGCTGTGCGGAAGAGGGCGCCCAGGCTGCCATTGCCGCGATTCGTACATTGGCCCTGGACGTCGAAATCCCAGCGGGCCTGCGTGAGCTGGGGGCCAAGTTGCAGGATATCCCGCTGCTGGCGGCCAATGCATTGAAGGATGCCTGTGGGCTGACCAACCCACGACGGGCTGATCAGCGTCAGATCGAGGAGATCTTCCGCAGCGCATTCTGA
- a CDS encoding TonB-dependent receptor: protein MFRAPCHASHLLLQPTLLATCLAFSLTAQAESFTLHLPAQSLATSLSEVAQQTKIQLLFDETLLKNVQAQALNGDFTPEVAIRTLLAPGEFTLIKVGTTYVVRPDAGKTTQSGAIQLDTLSVIGTGNEVDSSTVNRSTLSQADIDRYQANNIPSLLQTLPGVSQGGSLKPGGQTINIRGFGDAEDVPMTVDGATKSGFERYQQGTVFIEPELIKSIEVEKGPNSPFTGNGGFGGTVNMTTKDAPDLLKDGRNSGAMLKYGYSSNDHEQVYSSAVYGRTDDGRFDALAYLTQRDGGDMKVAAKLPNENNQYPINPQRLPNTAQDVDGKLFKVNAHFTDEHSLGLSYSRSHSNRWTPFSAASYPTPPTQANINRYGYEGALKRFLAHRDTVDTTWSGKYEYQPLDNPLVDLTVKYSQSNTEQTDERDATAFFQLATGGRKMDTSYTDKNLDIRNVSLFDTGPLQHAVTIGGQLRKHIRETEMWMPGTTYNTPRYNYGHFQPGFMPHGKVDTNSFFIQDAVTLGDVTITPSLRYDHVRNRGEANDAPYYSNPDPAVGHDYSDRTYTGWSPRLALFWTVTPNVGLFANWSQTWRAPVIDEQYEVQGLGNRTATSVDLDPERITSITLGNITRFDNLIAQDDNLQLRTTLFHNKVEDEIFKATGVGCQNQAINGGTIANACPPGAMSNYRNIGALTIKGFEFETIYNSTYLFGSASFAYATGQHEGAYTNPWGPDVAARDIPPTKWVLLVGTHIPAWDAQVGWTGQFIGATTRLPSDKYSGGPGSSVGDLFYDQYGNKRYNTQGLFAKWAPQQAYLKGTEVNFTVDNLFNNNFRPALSGDRAYTKGRDAKISVTRFF, encoded by the coding sequence ATGTTTCGCGCGCCTTGCCACGCTTCGCACCTGTTGCTTCAACCGACCCTGCTTGCCACCTGCCTGGCGTTCAGCCTCACGGCCCAGGCCGAGTCGTTCACGCTGCACCTGCCGGCCCAGTCGCTGGCCACGTCACTGAGCGAGGTGGCGCAGCAGACGAAGATCCAGCTGCTGTTCGATGAAACACTGCTCAAGAACGTGCAGGCACAGGCCCTCAATGGTGACTTCACCCCGGAAGTGGCGATCCGCACCCTGCTGGCCCCTGGTGAATTCACCTTGATCAAGGTCGGCACTACCTACGTCGTACGCCCCGATGCGGGCAAGACTACCCAGAGCGGCGCGATCCAGCTGGACACCTTGAGCGTGATCGGCACGGGCAATGAAGTCGACTCCAGCACCGTGAACCGCTCCACCCTGAGCCAGGCCGACATCGACCGCTACCAAGCCAATAACATCCCCAGCCTGCTGCAGACCCTGCCTGGGGTCAGCCAGGGTGGCTCGCTGAAACCCGGTGGCCAGACCATCAACATCCGTGGTTTCGGCGATGCCGAGGATGTACCGATGACCGTCGACGGTGCCACCAAGAGCGGCTTCGAGCGCTACCAGCAAGGCACGGTATTTATCGAACCCGAGCTGATCAAAAGCATCGAGGTCGAGAAAGGCCCCAATTCGCCGTTTACCGGCAACGGCGGTTTTGGCGGCACGGTCAACATGACCACCAAGGACGCCCCGGACTTGCTCAAGGACGGTCGCAACAGCGGTGCGATGCTCAAGTACGGTTACTCCAGCAACGACCATGAACAGGTCTATAGCAGCGCCGTGTATGGCCGCACCGACGATGGCCGGTTCGATGCGCTGGCTTACCTGACCCAACGCGACGGTGGTGACATGAAGGTGGCCGCCAAGCTGCCCAATGAGAACAACCAGTACCCGATCAACCCCCAACGCCTGCCTAACACCGCCCAGGACGTGGACGGCAAGCTGTTCAAGGTCAATGCCCACTTCACCGATGAACACAGTCTCGGCCTGTCGTACTCGCGTTCCCACAGCAATCGCTGGACACCCTTTTCCGCCGCGAGCTACCCGACACCGCCGACCCAGGCCAACATCAACCGCTACGGCTACGAAGGCGCGTTGAAGCGCTTTCTGGCACACCGCGACACCGTCGACACCACCTGGTCGGGCAAGTATGAATACCAACCCTTGGACAACCCGCTGGTGGACTTGACCGTCAAGTACTCTCAGTCCAACACCGAGCAGACTGACGAGCGCGACGCCACGGCGTTTTTCCAGTTGGCCACGGGTGGGCGCAAGATGGACACGTCCTACACCGACAAGAACCTCGACATCCGTAACGTCAGCCTGTTTGACACCGGGCCGTTGCAGCATGCGGTGACTATCGGTGGGCAGTTGCGCAAGCACATCCGCGAAACCGAGATGTGGATGCCAGGCACCACCTACAACACGCCACGCTACAACTATGGGCACTTTCAACCGGGCTTCATGCCCCACGGCAAGGTGGATACCAACAGTTTCTTCATCCAGGACGCGGTGACCCTGGGCGATGTGACGATCACCCCGTCGCTGCGCTACGACCATGTACGCAATCGCGGCGAGGCCAACGATGCACCGTACTACAGCAACCCCGACCCCGCCGTCGGCCATGACTACAGCGATCGCACCTACACCGGCTGGTCGCCGCGCCTGGCGTTGTTCTGGACGGTGACCCCGAACGTCGGCCTGTTCGCCAACTGGAGCCAGACCTGGCGGGCGCCAGTGATCGACGAGCAATACGAAGTGCAGGGCCTGGGCAACCGCACAGCCACCAGCGTCGACCTCGACCCGGAGCGCATCACCTCGATCACCCTGGGTAACATCACCCGCTTCGACAACCTGATCGCCCAGGATGACAACCTGCAACTGCGCACCACTCTGTTCCACAACAAAGTCGAAGACGAAATCTTCAAGGCCACGGGCGTGGGCTGCCAGAACCAGGCCATCAACGGCGGCACAATTGCCAACGCTTGCCCACCGGGGGCGATGTCCAACTACCGCAATATCGGCGCGCTGACCATCAAGGGCTTCGAGTTCGAAACGATCTATAACTCCACCTACCTGTTCGGCTCGGCATCGTTCGCCTATGCCACCGGCCAACACGAGGGTGCCTATACCAACCCTTGGGGCCCGGATGTGGCGGCCCGCGATATTCCGCCGACCAAGTGGGTGCTGCTGGTGGGGACCCACATCCCGGCCTGGGATGCCCAGGTGGGGTGGACGGGGCAGTTCATCGGCGCAACCACTCGCCTGCCCAGCGACAAATACTCCGGCGGCCCCGGCAGCAGTGTCGGCGACTTGTTCTACGACCAGTATGGCAATAAGCGCTACAACACCCAGGGCCTGTTCGCGAAATGGGCACCGCAACAGGCTTACCTGAAAGGCACCGAGGTGAACTTCACCGTGGACAACCTGTTCAACAACAACTTCCGTCCGGCGCTGAGCGGTGATCGTGCCTACACCAAAGGGCGCGATGCCAAGATCAGCGTCACACGTTTCTTCTGA
- the cysK gene encoding cysteine synthase A: MSRIFADNAHSIGNTPLVQINRIAPRGVTILAKIEGRNPGYSVKCRIGANMIWDAESTGKLKPGMTIVEPTSGNTGIGLAFVAAARGYKLVLTMPASMSIERRKVLKALGAELVLTEPAKGMKGAIEKAGEILASDPASYFMPAQFDNPANPAIHEKTTGPEIWNDTDGAVDVLVAGVGTGGTITGVSRYIKNIAGKPILSVAVEPMVSPVITQALAGEEIKPSPHKIQGIGAGFVPKNLDLSMVDRVELVTDEESKAMALRLMQEEGILCGISCGAAMAVAVRLAEKPEMQGKTIVVILPDSGERYLSSMLFSDLFTDQENQA; this comes from the coding sequence ATGAGCCGCATTTTTGCAGACAACGCGCACTCCATCGGTAACACGCCCCTGGTTCAGATCAACCGTATCGCACCGCGTGGCGTGACCATCCTGGCCAAGATCGAAGGGCGTAACCCAGGTTATTCGGTGAAGTGCCGCATTGGCGCAAACATGATCTGGGACGCCGAAAGTACCGGCAAACTCAAGCCGGGCATGACCATTGTCGAACCGACTTCCGGCAATACCGGTATTGGCCTGGCCTTCGTCGCCGCGGCCCGTGGCTATAAGTTGGTGTTGACCATGCCAGCGTCCATGAGCATCGAGCGGCGCAAAGTGCTCAAGGCCCTCGGTGCCGAACTGGTGTTGACCGAACCGGCCAAGGGCATGAAGGGCGCGATTGAGAAAGCCGGCGAAATCCTCGCCAGCGACCCGGCCAGCTACTTTATGCCGGCCCAGTTCGACAACCCGGCCAACCCGGCGATCCACGAGAAAACCACCGGCCCGGAAATCTGGAACGACACCGATGGCGCCGTGGATGTATTGGTGGCGGGGGTGGGGACGGGCGGCACCATTACCGGTGTGTCGCGTTACATCAAGAACATCGCGGGCAAGCCGATCCTGTCGGTGGCCGTCGAACCCATGGTGTCGCCGGTGATCACGCAGGCGCTGGCCGGTGAAGAGATCAAGCCCAGCCCGCACAAGATCCAGGGCATCGGCGCCGGGTTCGTGCCGAAAAACCTCGACCTGTCGATGGTTGACCGTGTGGAACTGGTGACCGATGAGGAATCCAAGGCCATGGCCCTGCGCCTGATGCAGGAAGAGGGCATCCTGTGCGGTATTTCCTGCGGCGCGGCCATGGCCGTGGCCGTGCGCCTGGCGGAAAAACCGGAAATGCAGGGCAAGACCATCGTGGTGATCCTGCCGGACTCCGGTGAGCGCTACCTGTCGAGCATGCTGTTCAGCGATTTGTTTACCGACCAGGAAAACCAGGCTTGA
- a CDS encoding DUF748 domain-containing protein, with translation MKRRYSWPLWTIAGLLVVLVAVSIALPYLVRNYLNDKLADMGDYRGQVTDVDLALWRGAYRINGLEIIKVDGKVPVPFVKAPLIDLAVSWHSLWYDHAVVAKVLFIQPEVNFVDGGANKQASQTGKGTDWREQLSKLAPITLDEVRIEDGKIAFHNFSSKPVVKIDATDVNASFYNLTNVVNVKGRRDARFDGKALLQGQAPLEATATFDPLSNFENFEFRFRARDLQLKRMNDFASAYGKFDFKAGTGDVVIEAQAEKGQLTGYIKPLLRDVEVFDWQQDVENKDKNIFRSIWEAVVGTSETVLKNQAKNQFATRVELSGSVHQQNVSAFSAFLAILRNGFIQAFNARYEQPKPSAD, from the coding sequence ATGAAACGTCGCTACAGCTGGCCACTCTGGACCATTGCCGGATTACTGGTGGTCCTGGTCGCCGTGAGCATCGCGCTGCCCTATCTGGTGCGTAACTACCTGAATGACAAGCTCGCCGACATGGGCGATTACCGCGGCCAGGTTACCGACGTGGACCTCGCGCTGTGGCGTGGCGCGTACAGGATCAACGGCCTTGAGATCATCAAGGTCGACGGCAAGGTGCCCGTCCCGTTCGTCAAGGCGCCGCTGATCGACCTGGCAGTAAGCTGGCACTCTCTTTGGTACGACCACGCGGTGGTGGCCAAAGTGCTGTTTATCCAGCCCGAAGTGAACTTCGTCGACGGCGGCGCCAACAAGCAAGCCTCCCAGACCGGTAAAGGCACCGACTGGCGCGAGCAGCTGAGTAAGTTGGCCCCCATCACCCTCGATGAGGTGCGTATTGAGGACGGCAAGATCGCCTTCCACAACTTCAGTTCCAAACCCGTGGTGAAGATCGACGCGACCGACGTCAACGCCAGCTTCTACAACCTGACCAATGTGGTGAACGTCAAAGGCCGGCGCGACGCGCGGTTCGACGGCAAGGCCCTGCTGCAAGGCCAGGCCCCGCTGGAAGCCACCGCCACCTTCGACCCGCTGAGCAATTTCGAGAATTTCGAGTTTCGCTTTCGCGCCAGGGACTTGCAGCTCAAGCGCATGAATGACTTCGCCTCGGCCTATGGCAAGTTCGACTTCAAGGCCGGTACCGGGGATGTGGTGATCGAGGCCCAGGCGGAAAAAGGCCAATTGACCGGGTACATCAAGCCGCTGCTGCGTGATGTAGAGGTCTTCGACTGGCAGCAGGATGTGGAGAACAAGGACAAGAACATCTTTCGTTCGATCTGGGAGGCCGTGGTGGGCACCAGCGAGACCGTGCTGAAGAACCAGGCGAAGAACCAGTTCGCCACCCGCGTGGAACTCAGTGGCAGCGTGCATCAGCAAAATGTCAGCGCGTTCTCTGCATTTTTGGCGATTTTGCGTAACGGTTTTATCCAAGCATTCAATGCGCGCTATGAACAGCCCAAGCCCAGTGCTGACTGA
- a CDS encoding dihydrodipicolinate synthase family protein, which yields MSSPTIHGIIGYTITPFSTDGQRIDLDALGRSIDRLIASGVHAIAPLGSTGEGAYLSEAEWDEVSAYSLQKVARRVPTIVSVSDLTTAKAVRRARYAEAHGADVVMVLPASYWKLSEAEILAHYATIGDSIGLPIMLYNNPATSGTDMSVDLILRIIKQVANVTMVKESTGDIQRMHQLHQRSDVPFYNGCNPLALEAFTAGAKGWCTAAPNLIPQLNLDLYAAVLANDLGKARELFYRQLPLLEFILKGGLPATIKAGLRLTGLEVGDPRLPVFPLGEAGIEQLKTLLR from the coding sequence ATGTCCAGCCCAACCATTCACGGCATCATCGGCTACACCATCACCCCATTCAGCACCGACGGCCAACGCATTGACCTCGACGCCCTGGGCCGCTCCATCGACCGCTTGATCGCCAGCGGCGTGCATGCCATCGCGCCTTTGGGCAGCACCGGTGAAGGCGCTTATCTGAGCGAGGCCGAGTGGGACGAAGTCAGCGCCTACAGCCTGCAAAAAGTCGCCAGGCGCGTGCCCACGATTGTCAGCGTGTCCGACCTGACCACCGCCAAGGCCGTACGCCGCGCGCGTTACGCCGAGGCCCATGGCGCCGATGTGGTGATGGTGCTGCCGGCCTCGTACTGGAAACTCAGCGAGGCGGAAATCCTCGCCCACTACGCCACGATTGGCGACAGCATCGGTTTGCCGATCATGCTCTACAACAACCCGGCTACCAGCGGCACGGACATGTCGGTGGACTTGATCCTGCGCATTATCAAACAGGTCGCCAACGTCACCATGGTCAAGGAGAGCACCGGGGATATTCAGCGCATGCACCAGTTGCACCAGCGCAGCGACGTGCCGTTCTACAACGGCTGCAACCCGTTGGCACTGGAAGCCTTCACGGCCGGGGCCAAGGGTTGGTGCACGGCGGCGCCAAACCTGATCCCGCAACTGAACCTGGATTTGTATGCGGCAGTGTTGGCCAATGACCTGGGCAAGGCGCGCGAACTGTTTTATCGGCAGTTGCCGTTGCTGGAGTTCATCCTCAAGGGCGGGTTGCCGGCGACGATCAAGGCCGGGTTGCGCTTGACCGGGTTGGAGGTGGGTGATCCCCGCTTGCCGGTATTCCCGTTGGGCGAGGCCGGAATCGAACAGCTGAAAACATTGCTGCGCTGA
- a CDS encoding FecR family protein, with the protein MNRLSDIDALDIEASDAIDAQAASWFARNRSDAGRADRKAFAAWQAVPAHARAYAEFEQLWADLAQLQQRSKPVALPPRKPAFWRPALAAAAAVLCAVLATHLGAPRELYHSQVAAHAKGVRTLDLPDGSTLYVNANTRLRVDFTAHQRIIHLDKGQLYIEVAADKERPLFVQAGEANVRVVGTAFDVRRSPQQLVVSVAHGQVAFEPDAKNAVTLLGAQQRAIYHYAKGTVQQQPLTSEDVADWRSGHLSFRNRELASLIDELSLYRPQAPLQVSNAVAHLKVSGNLDVNDPDALLNALPALLPVKVMASADGVISIEPSK; encoded by the coding sequence ATGAACCGCCTGAGCGACATCGACGCCCTGGACATCGAAGCGAGCGACGCCATCGATGCCCAAGCCGCCAGTTGGTTTGCACGCAACCGTAGCGATGCGGGGCGCGCCGACCGCAAGGCTTTTGCCGCCTGGCAAGCCGTGCCGGCCCACGCCCGCGCCTATGCCGAATTCGAGCAGCTGTGGGCGGACCTCGCCCAGTTGCAGCAACGGAGCAAACCCGTGGCGCTGCCCCCGCGCAAACCAGCCTTCTGGCGCCCGGCCCTGGCCGCCGCCGCCGCCGTGCTCTGTGCCGTACTGGCCACGCATCTGGGTGCACCGCGCGAGTTGTATCACAGCCAGGTCGCGGCCCACGCCAAGGGCGTGCGTACCCTGGACCTGCCCGATGGCAGCACCTTGTATGTGAATGCCAACACCCGCCTGCGCGTCGACTTCACCGCTCACCAACGCATCATCCACTTGGACAAGGGCCAGTTGTATATCGAGGTCGCTGCTGACAAGGAACGGCCGTTGTTCGTACAAGCCGGCGAAGCAAATGTGCGGGTGGTGGGCACGGCTTTTGATGTGCGCCGCAGCCCGCAGCAACTGGTGGTCAGCGTCGCCCATGGCCAGGTCGCCTTCGAGCCGGACGCCAAAAACGCCGTCACCTTGCTCGGCGCCCAGCAACGCGCCATCTACCACTACGCCAAGGGCACCGTGCAGCAACAACCCCTCACGTCCGAAGACGTGGCCGACTGGCGCAGTGGACACCTGTCGTTCCGCAACCGCGAGCTGGCCAGCCTGATCGATGAACTGAGCCTTTACCGCCCGCAGGCACCGTTGCAGGTGAGCAATGCAGTGGCACACCTGAAGGTCTCGGGCAATCTCGATGTGAATGATCCAGACGCCTTACTCAATGCCCTGCCCGCCCTGCTGCCGGTAAAAGTCATGGCTTCAGCCGATGGCGTGATAAGCATTGAGCCGAGCAAATAA